Proteins found in one Thunnus maccoyii chromosome 5, fThuMac1.1, whole genome shotgun sequence genomic segment:
- the LOC121898126 gene encoding anoctamin-1, giving the protein MSVTTAMSETSSIHSAKLVSLARSLSGLGLDAANGGAIILPDTDEPPPPESGIDLGPGLFFADGKRKVDYVLCYKYKKRRASKARLSITSNGSIPIQITGRWETEADSGEAGAPAGDVEESKLTDEEKALMREEFEAGLLEAGLQLEREKERSNGIGFIRLHIPWPILSREAELQKIKVPVKKKCELRKRMGIAGIWDSIATKVNTPFQPDVPDFDIHRDSQTKVNIKTLKHSFIRDKLHLYDIKSTDTVFDNATRSRIVAEIISRTTCRQTCQTTGINSLLARGVYDSAFPLHDGSFTRRGRKDQRNDRQLLHEEWANYGVMLKYQPVDLIRKYFGEQIGLYFAWLGVYTQLLIPPSVLGIIVFLYGIFTVDTNVPSQETCDDNLNITMCPLCDGVCDYWRLSSVCSLARTSYLFDNGATVLFAIFMSLWAAWFLEHWKRRQMCLKHTWDLTSLEDEEERVQEALRPDYEEALQEKKHKMKARSKKKFTQSGDGVDGETDQMLASQQEPESLDIEDHLSGYLINVSTLLLLIFVTFSAVVGVAVYRICMLSVWSMNPDPEAKASVRMTVTTTGIILNMLVVLVLEEVYGAIAVWLTELELPKTKEEFEERLIFKSFFLKSMNAFAPIFYVAFFKGRFVGRPGDYVYVFGDYRMEECAPPGCLIELCIQLSMIMLGKQLIQNNVFEVLIPKLKKMYRTIQEEKGKKRAAENENNESEEKRPKQQFDKDFALEPFEGVSPEYMEMIIQYGFVSLFVASFPLAPAFALLNNVIEIRLDAAKFVTEIRRPDAVRCKDIGIWYNILCGISKFSVITNAFVISFTSEFVPRMVYQYMYSVNGTMNGYTEHSLSYFNVSNFPLGTAPTTTLITGVSMCRYKDYRDPPWAPDAYTFSKQYWSVLAAKLAFVIFFQNLAMFLSMLVAWMIPDVPRSLREQLKKENMMLMEFLLNQDQEQRAKSHSPRRSIPCFPATIDIVVEAPPEEEEQQQVQEEEEEVGVEISLDKSRRSSDSDPEVGKSLEEVEENGDKTRGCEEDEVREGERGEREKDEEVTEEDGKGDNEREEREEKEEERQIKMEINDTEEKADEKENFTVDLDSFMDDLGLLDDEPSSSTAKSTTLPRSGSKQGYQKDQEPPSHPDPPSKRGSSQSLRSSRADITTSDIDTKLFSLIAPPPREPGSRAKARCSTLPSRHRGAEACYSLPRPSHSTSLTRFQQAASLTPLVPLGASLSASSNPFSPPHTPVSPLSPHHTQSPQPKAPSELFALKAPPPQQPRSRAKARCSTLPTRQRVPGPEEHSTKPSHSTSFTKLGDRIPPSPSELKRNTPV; this is encoded by the exons ATGTCTGTCACCACAGCAATGAGTGAGACGTCGTCCATTCACTCTGCGAAGCTTGTGTCATTGGCCCGATCGCTGTCTGGGCTGGGGCTCGACGCCGCCAATGGAGGCGCCATCATTCTGCCTGACACCGACGAGCCTCCTCCTCCG gagTCTGGCATAGATCTTGGCCCTGGGCTTTTTTTCGCTGATGGCAAGAGGAAGGTGGACTATGTCCTTTgctacaaatacaaaaaaaggcGGGCATCCAAGGCACGACTTTCCATTACATCCAATGGTAGCATACCAATACAGATAACAGGCCGATGGGAAACTGAGGCAGATTCAGGGGAGGCAGGTGCACCTGCAGGAGATGTGGAGGAGTCAAAGCTGACTGATGAGGAAAAGGCTTTAATGAGGGAGGAGTTTGAAGCTGGACTACTCGAAGCTGGACTACAGTTAGAGCGTGAAAAAGAG aggtCAAACGGCATAGGGTTTATTCGGCTGCATATCCCATGGCCAATACTCAGCCGCGAAGCAGAGCTTCAGAAGATCAAAGTTCCTGTGAAAAAG AAGTGTGAATTGCGGAAACGGATGGGCATTGCTGGAATATGGGATTCCATTGCCACTAAAGTCAACACACCGTTTCAACCAGACGTCCCTGATTTTGACATCCACAGAGACTCACAGACAAAAGTCAACATCAAAACCCTCAAACACTCTTTTATCAGAGACAAGCTCCACCT GTATGACATCAAGTCAACAGACACTGTATTTGACAATGCAACACGCAGCAGAATA GTTGCTGAGATTATTTCACGCACTACCTGCAGACAAACTTGCCAAACCACTG GCATCAATTCATTATTGGCTCGGGGTGTCTACGACTCTGCCTTCCCTCTGCATGAT GGGTCGTTTACAAGGAGAGGACGGAAAGATCAGCGaaatgacagacag CTCCTCCATGAAGAATGGGCTAACTATGGAGTCATGCTTAAATACCAGCCTGTGGACCTGATCAG aaaatactttggAGAGCAGATTGGATTGTATTTTGCCTGGCTGGGTGTTTATACTCAGctcctcatccctccctctgtACTGGGCATCATTGTCTTCCTGTATGGCATATTTACTGTGGATACCAATGTGCCAAG TCAGGAAACATGTGATGACAACCTGAACATCACCATGTGTCCACTGTGTGATGGAGTGTGTGACTACTGGCGGCTCAGTTCGGTGTGCTCCCTGGCTCGAACATCATACCTCTTTGACAACGGAGCCACTGTCCTCTTTGCTATTTTCATGTCTCTATGGG CTGCTTGGTTCCTTGAGCACTGGAAGAGGCGACAGATGTGTCTGAAGCATACCTGGGACCTGACAAGcttggaggatgaggag GAGCGAGTCCAG gagGCGTTGAGGCCTGATTATGAAGAGGCTTTACAGGAGAAGAAACATAAGATGAAAGCACGGTCTAAAAAGAAG TTCACACAAAGCGGGGATGGTGTAGATGGAGAAACAGACCAGATGCTGGCCTCCCAG CAAGAACCAGAGTCCCTGGACATTGAGGATCACCTGTCAGGTTACCTCATCAATGTGTCCACCTTACTACTGCTG ATCTTCGTGACCTTCTCAGCAGTGGTAGGCGTGGCAGTGTACCGCATCTGCATGTTAAGTGTGTGGTCCATGAACCCTGATCCTGAAGCCAAGGCCAGCGTAAGGATGACGGTCACCACCACAGGGATCATCCTCAACATGCTGGTCGTTCTGGTTTTGGAAGAGGTCTATGGAGCAATCGCTGTGTGGCTGACTGAGCTGG AACTTCCTAAGACAAAGGAAGAGTTTGAAGAGAGGCTGATCTTCAAGTCTTTCTTTCTCAAATCCATGAACGCCTTCGCACCTATTTTCTATGTGGCCTTCTTCAAGGGCAG GTTTGTTGGGCGGCCTGGCGATTATGTTTATGTCTTTGGAGACTATCGCATGGAGGAG TGTGCTCCTCCAGGCTGCCTCATTGAGCTGTGCATCCAGCTCAGCATGATCATGCTTGGAAAACAGCTCATCCAAAACAATGTGTTTGAGGTTCTCATACC taaACTGAAAAAGATGTACAGAACAatacaggaagaaaaaggaaagaaaagagcagcagagaatgAGAATAATGAATCAGAAGAGAAGAGACCAAAACAACAATTTGACAAAGATTTTGCTCTGGAGCCTTTTGAAGGTGTAAGCCCAGAGTACATGGAAATGA TAATCCAGTACGGGTTCGTGTCTCTGTTTGTGGCCTCCTTCCCACTGGCACCTGCGTTTGCTCTGCTCAACAATGTCATCGAGATTCGCCTCGATGCTGCAAAATTTGTCACTGAGATCCGGCGGCCTGACGCTGTGAGGTGTAAAGACATAG GGATTTGGTACAACATTCTCTGTGGAATCAGCAAGTTCTCTGTCATTACcaat GCATTTGTGATCTCCTTCACGTCAGAGTTTGTTCCACGAATGGTTTACCAGTACATGTACAGTGTAAATGGCACCATGAATGGCTACACAGAGCACTCACTGTCCTACTTTAATGTCAGCAACTTCCCACTGGGCACCGCACCCACAACCACCCTCATCACCGGAGTGTCCATGTGCAG GTATAAGGACTACAGAGACCCTCCATGGGCACCAGATGCCTACACCTTCTCTAAACAGTACTGGTCTGTCCTCGCAGCAAAGCTGGCCTTCGTAATATTCTTCCAG AACCTTGCCATGTTCCTTAGCATGCTGGTTGCCTGGATGATCCCAGATGTGCCGCGGTCTCTGCGGGAACAGCTGAAGAAAGAGAACATGATGCTGATGGAGTTTCTGCTGAATCAGGACCAGGAGCAACGTGCCAAATCTCACTCCCCAAGACGCTCCATCCCCTGCTTCCCTGCCACCATAGATATTGTGGTGGAGGCACCACCAGAAGAAGAGGAGCAACAGCAagtgcaggaggaggaagaagaagttgGAGTTGAGATCAGCCTGGATAAATCCAGGCGAAGCAGTGACAGTGATCCAGAGGTTGGTAAGTCACTTGAAGAAGTTGAAGAAAATGGAGACAAAACGCGAGGATGTGAAGAAGATGAGGTCAGAGAGGGAGAACGGGGAGAAAGGGAAAAAGATGAAGAGGTCACTGAAGAGGATGGAAAAGGTGATAATGAgcgagaggaaagagaagaaaaagaggaagaaagacaaataaagatGGAGATAAACGACACTGAAGAGAAAGCAGATGAAAAGGAGAATTTTACTGTCGACCTGGATTCCTTCATGGACGACCTGGGCCTGTTAG ATGATGAACCCTCATCGAGCACAGCTAAAAGTACAACGCTTCCCCGCTCAGGCTCCAAACAGGGATACCAGAAAGACCAGGAGCCCCCGTCCCATCCAGATCCACCATCTAAAAGAGGCTCCTCTCAGAGTCTGAGGAGCTCCAGAGCAGATATTACAACATCAGATATTGACACTAAGCTCTTCTCATTAATTGCTCCTCCTCCCAGAGAGCCAGGCTCAAGGGCAAAGGCCCGCTGCTCCACCCTGCCTTCCCGCCACAGAGGGGCTGAAGCTTGTTACAGTCTGCCACGACCCAGCCACTCCACCAGCCTCACAAGGTTTCAGCAGGCGGCCTCACTTACTCCCCTGGTTCCCCTGGGCGCTTCATTATCAGCCTCATCCAACCCATTctctcccccacacacaccGGTGTCACCTTTATCTCCACATCACACACAGTCCCCACAGCCCAAAGCCCCCAGTGAACTATTCGCACTGAAAGCCCCTCCGCCCCAACAGCCACGCTCCAGGGCCAAAGCCCGGTGCTCCACCCTGCCTACAAGACAAAGAGTCCCCGGCCCAGAGGAGCACTCCACCAAGCCAAGCCATTCCACCAGCTTCACGAAGCTGGGAGATCGCATCCCTCCTTCCCCCAGTGAACTGAAGCGCAACACACCAGTATGA